The Tardiphaga alba genome includes a window with the following:
- a CDS encoding YoaK family protein, producing MTCFAGFVNAVSFKELGGFFISFASGASISIGVDLEHGDLEACYRAAILVSAFVAAAMIGGMTKIRRPYLRCVVLLAAEAALLSIALLFVRKGVTPDVAVIPAIAAMGMQNTILKSGTGMRPGGTFVTGTLVGLGESLGGALSGGRSKWSWILNLCVWTSFVSGAVAGGRAHRTYGLFALAAPAAGIAFLCLVAATLTIFSRQQDEETTTSIQGSDKDETGAAACD from the coding sequence CATCTCCTTCGCGAGCGGCGCCAGCATCTCGATAGGCGTGGACCTCGAGCATGGCGACCTCGAAGCATGCTATCGGGCCGCCATTCTCGTCTCCGCGTTCGTGGCGGCCGCCATGATCGGCGGCATGACGAAGATCCGTCGCCCATATCTCCGATGCGTCGTCCTGCTCGCGGCGGAAGCCGCGTTGCTATCGATCGCGCTCTTATTCGTGCGGAAGGGCGTGACGCCCGATGTCGCGGTGATACCTGCGATCGCCGCGATGGGCATGCAGAACACGATATTGAAGTCCGGAACCGGCATGCGTCCGGGAGGCACATTCGTCACCGGAACGCTCGTCGGCCTGGGAGAGTCGCTCGGCGGCGCTCTTTCGGGCGGTCGGTCCAAATGGTCTTGGATCCTCAACCTCTGCGTATGGACGAGTTTCGTTTCCGGAGCGGTGGCCGGTGGGCGAGCTCACCGGACATATGGTCTCTTCGCACTCGCCGCTCCGGCCGCCGGAATCGCATTCCTATGCTTGGTCGCGGCGACGCTGACGATTTTCTCCCGACAGCAAGACGAAGAAACGACTACCTCTATTCAAGGCTCGGACAAGGACGAGACCGGCGCCGCAGCTTGCGACTGA
- a CDS encoding PepSY domain-containing protein, whose amino-acid sequence MKCHLGVLTAIGFCAIASTLAIADQPGADWITKDQAIQKLKSMSYTDVRKLDADDGHWEGDAVKDDKTYEIHMDPKTGALTKNELKR is encoded by the coding sequence ATGAAGTGCCATCTCGGCGTTTTGACAGCAATCGGCTTCTGCGCGATCGCATCGACACTCGCAATCGCGGATCAGCCTGGTGCCGACTGGATCACCAAGGACCAAGCGATCCAGAAATTGAAGTCGATGAGTTACACGGATGTCCGCAAGCTCGACGCCGATGACGGCCATTGGGAAGGCGATGCCGTCAAGGACGACAAGACCTATGAGATCCACATGGATCCCAAGACGGGCGCGTTGACGAAGAACGAACTGAAGCGCTGA
- a CDS encoding GreA/GreB family elongation factor: MIALSLPPIAIPSIDILRLKRVTDHAVYGFHPVGNFLRSEIDRASIHPPSTMPDCVRLDEWVDFRPDDGEPMRSAILVMPEKFWSYRRHVSILSPVGAALLGLQAGDRMPYVDGAGKSCTLSVIRVQTPDVKPFAAEKSKEWHTSWNDGPPDGPEAA; encoded by the coding sequence ATGATCGCTTTATCGCTTCCTCCGATCGCCATACCATCTATCGATATCCTGCGGCTTAAGCGCGTCACCGATCATGCCGTATACGGATTTCACCCCGTAGGTAACTTTCTGCGTTCGGAAATCGACCGGGCTTCAATCCATCCACCGTCCACGATGCCTGATTGCGTCCGTTTGGACGAGTGGGTCGATTTCCGTCCTGATGACGGCGAGCCCATGCGTAGCGCGATACTCGTTATGCCCGAGAAATTTTGGAGCTATCGACGACACGTCTCGATTCTTTCGCCAGTGGGCGCGGCCCTGCTCGGGCTTCAAGCTGGTGACAGGATGCCGTACGTAGACGGTGCCGGAAAATCCTGCACGCTGAGCGTCATCCGCGTGCAGACCCCTGATGTGAAGCCGTTTGCCGCAGAAAAGTCGAAGGAGTGGCATACGTCGTGGAACGATGGACCTCCCGATGGTCCTGAAGCGGCATAA
- the rnk gene encoding nucleoside diphosphate kinase regulator — MSYQQPALPPICLKTSEIGRLRHIAEAASDVEQHTAAFLKREIERAEILTATRVLVGLVTMNSDVTFRDDIGRQERNVELTYPEEADVEANKISILTPIGAALIGLSVGQTIEFQNPSGGWRSLTVLKAYPKLSMS; from the coding sequence ATGAGCTATCAGCAACCGGCCTTGCCGCCAATCTGCCTGAAGACGTCCGAGATCGGTCGCCTTCGGCACATCGCAGAGGCCGCTTCGGACGTCGAACAGCATACGGCGGCATTTTTGAAACGAGAAATCGAACGGGCGGAGATTTTGACCGCGACGCGGGTGTTGGTGGGTCTCGTTACGATGAATTCCGACGTGACTTTCCGTGATGATATCGGTCGTCAGGAAAGAAACGTGGAGTTGACCTACCCGGAAGAGGCCGACGTCGAGGCAAACAAGATATCAATCCTGACACCGATCGGTGCGGCGTTGATCGGCCTCTCCGTCGGGCAGACCATCGAATTCCAGAACCCGAGTGGCGGGTGGCGATCGCTGACCGTTTTGAAAGCGTATCCGAAACTATCTATGTCGTAA
- a CDS encoding cation:proton antiporter, with product MMLLLVAFGALILLTAWLPVVLKEAPLSLPIVCIAIGAAAFWSFPEIPVPHLPAELPLVEKMTEFVVIISLMGAALKIDRKLGWRRWITTWRLLAIAMPLTIAALWASGYALLGLSGASALLLAAALAPTDPVLASDVQVGPPKSGEEDDTRFALTSEAGLNDGLAFPFVMAAIAMSQSSGSLGSWVAHWFAVDIVWRLAAGIAIGAALGYGLGWLVFRIPNRAKLSRTGDGFVALGITVVVFGVSEAAQGYGFVSVFVAGLALRAAERDHEYHQTLHDFAEQLERLLMMTLLVLFGGAISAGGLLNSLSVSGAVYAGLAIFAIRPLLAWISLSGTTCPPTERAAISFFGIRGIGTIYYLAFAFQKASFDGAETMWSISAAIVLTSIVLHGVTVTPVMMLIDRRRRRGQTAREEKALASESN from the coding sequence ATGATGCTCTTGCTCGTCGCCTTCGGGGCTTTGATACTGCTCACGGCCTGGCTTCCCGTGGTGCTGAAGGAAGCGCCGCTTTCGCTGCCCATCGTCTGCATCGCCATCGGCGCAGCAGCGTTCTGGTCCTTTCCGGAAATCCCGGTGCCGCACCTTCCCGCCGAACTTCCTCTGGTCGAGAAGATGACCGAGTTCGTGGTCATCATTTCGCTCATGGGAGCCGCCTTGAAGATCGACCGCAAGCTCGGGTGGCGGAGATGGATCACGACGTGGCGGCTGCTTGCGATCGCGATGCCCCTTACGATCGCCGCGTTGTGGGCTTCCGGCTACGCGTTGCTCGGGCTGTCTGGTGCATCCGCACTCCTGCTGGCCGCCGCTCTGGCACCGACGGACCCGGTCCTTGCCAGCGACGTGCAGGTGGGACCGCCCAAGTCGGGAGAGGAAGACGACACCCGCTTCGCGCTCACCTCCGAGGCGGGCCTGAACGACGGCTTGGCGTTCCCGTTCGTGATGGCGGCGATCGCCATGAGTCAGTCAAGCGGATCGCTGGGCTCCTGGGTCGCACATTGGTTCGCCGTCGATATCGTCTGGCGCCTTGCTGCCGGCATCGCCATAGGGGCAGCGCTGGGTTACGGCCTGGGATGGTTGGTCTTCCGCATTCCCAATCGTGCCAAGCTGTCGCGGACGGGCGATGGCTTTGTAGCGTTGGGGATCACTGTCGTCGTTTTCGGCGTGTCGGAAGCCGCTCAAGGCTACGGTTTCGTATCCGTCTTCGTCGCGGGACTGGCGCTCCGGGCCGCTGAGCGCGACCATGAATACCACCAGACCCTACACGACTTCGCCGAGCAGCTTGAACGCCTTCTGATGATGACGCTGCTCGTCCTTTTTGGCGGGGCGATCTCGGCAGGTGGTCTGCTGAACTCGCTGAGCGTCAGCGGCGCGGTCTATGCGGGCCTGGCCATCTTCGCGATACGCCCCTTGCTGGCGTGGATCTCGTTGTCGGGGACTACGTGCCCTCCGACCGAGCGGGCCGCCATCAGCTTCTTTGGGATCCGCGGCATCGGGACCATCTATTATTTGGCCTTCGCCTTCCAGAAAGCCTCGTTCGACGGTGCCGAGACGATGTGGAGCATTTCGGCCGCAATCGTCCTGACGTCGATCGTTCTGCACGGGGTCACGGTGACGCCGGTGATGATGCTGATCGACCGGCGACGGAGGCGAGGCCAGACGGCCCGAGAGGAGAAAGCGCTCGCATCTGAGAGCAACTAG
- a CDS encoding cysteine hydrolase family protein: protein MAAKVSRDPIRNAVHLCVDMQRIFARGGMWETPWMARVLPGIVATAELNPPRNVFTRFITPRSADERPGRWRQYFKRWERATRDRLPPDQLDLIGALARMVPPGHVVDKPGYSAFAGTDLAARLHGRAVDTVIVTGAETDVCVLSTVLSAVELGFRTVVVEDALCSSSDEGHDALMTIYRTRYTEQIDLVPLADLPDLWRDPHYRILGTWTGTPRFSGVRSMGGRDG, encoded by the coding sequence ATGGCTGCCAAAGTGTCACGGGACCCCATCCGGAATGCCGTTCATCTGTGCGTGGACATGCAGCGGATCTTCGCCCGCGGCGGAATGTGGGAGACGCCTTGGATGGCGAGGGTCTTGCCGGGCATCGTGGCGACCGCAGAACTGAACCCGCCCCGGAACGTGTTCACCCGTTTCATAACGCCCCGATCCGCGGACGAACGCCCCGGCCGTTGGCGGCAGTATTTCAAGCGATGGGAGCGAGCTACCCGCGACCGCCTTCCGCCGGATCAATTGGATCTCATCGGGGCCTTGGCCCGCATGGTGCCGCCGGGACATGTCGTGGACAAGCCGGGCTATTCGGCGTTTGCAGGCACCGACCTCGCCGCCCGCCTTCACGGAAGAGCGGTCGACACGGTCATCGTGACCGGCGCTGAGACCGACGTCTGCGTGTTGTCGACGGTGCTGAGCGCCGTGGAGCTCGGCTTCCGGACCGTCGTCGTAGAGGACGCCCTTTGCAGTTCGTCGGACGAAGGGCACGATGCTCTCATGACGATCTATCGGACCCGCTACACAGAGCAGATCGATCTCGTCCCACTGGCTGACCTCCCGGATTTATGGCGCGATCCGCACTACCGAATCCTTGGAACCTGGACGGGAACACCGCGTTTCAGCGGCGTCAGAAGCATGGGAGGCCGCGATGGCTGA
- a CDS encoding YciE/YciF ferroxidase family protein translates to MADKDLNDLFLDTLKDIYYAEKQIYKALPKMAKAAASDELRAAFEKHQAETEVQIERLEQIFESLGKAARGKKCDAIEGILDEGKEIMDEYADTSALDPGLLAAAQAVEHYEISRYGTLRTWAQTLGLKDAVKLLDQTLAEEKKTDDALSKLALSAVNAEAA, encoded by the coding sequence ATGGCTGACAAAGACCTCAACGATCTATTCCTCGACACCCTCAAGGACATCTACTACGCCGAAAAGCAGATCTACAAAGCCCTGCCGAAGATGGCCAAAGCCGCCGCTTCCGACGAGCTACGCGCGGCTTTCGAAAAGCATCAGGCCGAGACGGAGGTGCAGATCGAACGCCTCGAACAGATATTCGAAAGCCTCGGAAAGGCTGCGCGCGGGAAGAAGTGCGACGCCATCGAGGGCATCCTCGATGAAGGCAAGGAGATCATGGACGAGTACGCCGACACATCGGCTCTCGACCCGGGCCTGCTCGCAGCCGCGCAGGCCGTCGAGCACTACGAGATCTCCCGCTACGGCACCCTTCGGACCTGGGCGCAGACCCTTGGACTGAAGGATGCCGTCAAGCTGCTGGACCAGACCCTCGCGGAAGAAAAGAAGACCGACGATGCGCTCTCGAAGCTGGCATTGTCGGCGGTGAACGCAGAAGCGGCATGA
- a CDS encoding DUF3597 domain-containing protein, protein MSIFGKIMGAIFGHAEAAPAGGAAPAAQDKASSQASSPSATAPSTAPTGSASNVDVAPILDKAVAAKGEKLEWKTSIVDLMKALDIDSSLSARKELAKELGYSGDTNDSATMNIWLHKQVMAKLAANGGKLPDDIKT, encoded by the coding sequence ATGAGCATTTTCGGAAAGATCATGGGCGCCATCTTCGGTCACGCGGAAGCGGCGCCGGCCGGCGGAGCGGCACCTGCCGCGCAGGACAAGGCGTCGTCTCAGGCATCGTCGCCCTCTGCCACCGCGCCTTCGACAGCACCAACCGGCAGCGCCTCGAACGTCGATGTCGCTCCGATCCTCGACAAGGCCGTCGCGGCGAAGGGTGAGAAGCTGGAGTGGAAGACGTCGATCGTCGATCTCATGAAGGCCCTCGACATCGATTCGAGCCTGTCGGCACGCAAGGAGCTCGCCAAGGAGCTCGGCTATTCGGGTGACACGAACGACTCGGCTACGATGAACATCTGGCTGCACAAGCAGGTGATGGCCAAGTTGGCCGCGAATGGCGGAAAGCTTCCGGACGACATCAAGACCTGA
- a CDS encoding PAS domain S-box protein, whose amino-acid sequence MTDERAAGSLRDRENELAEVQRIAKVGGVLVHLTNGFENKRSPEYLAIHGLPPEAVNETHQDWVRRLHPDDRERAERQFLDMLEGKAERYSSEYRIIRPNDGEVRWIAAEGRIERDRNGRPVRMVGAHIDVTDRAQAREMLRESEERFRLIADSAPVPMWVTRMDRTRSFANKAYVDFVGVPYEQALAFDWRTILHPDDAQRVVKESIAGEASLKPFVLEARYRRADGEIRWIRSESQPRWDPAGRHIGFIGVAHDITVAKQAEINLRSVNDDLELLVAQRTAQLRSRESQLRAILETTNQHQDLLDLEGQVVYANATALSAAAVGPEDVLGKRFWEAAWFDEAPAVAKAVEEAFRQASNGATSRMDLELSLPAGRRLFELALRPVTDETGEITAVLAEAVDTTERRTNEEALRQAQKMEAVGQLTGGVAHDFNNLLTIIRSATDFLRRRDLPEERRRRYVDAISDTADRASRLTGQLLAFARRQPLAPVAFDVGVQIDSVASLIRPLVGGRVQIEVNAPDKGMLAVADIGQFETTLVNLAVNARDAMNGEGRLVISAEPAVEIPAVRSHSARPGDYVAVSVADSGTGIPPEHIQTIFEPFFTTKEVGRGTGLGLSQAFGFAKQSGGDIVVTSIVGEGSVFTIYLPRSRSTAAADPAPAPHTDLTSGQGHRILVVEDNPDVGRFSTELLEDLGHWTEWVRSADQALAALSENEFAFDLVFSDVIMPGMNGVELGNVIRERYPGLPVVLTSGYSSVLAENAHRGFELIQKPYSVEALSRTLRKAIGDRSRR is encoded by the coding sequence GTGACAGACGAACGGGCCGCCGGCTCGCTGAGAGATCGGGAGAATGAGCTCGCCGAGGTGCAGCGCATCGCGAAGGTCGGCGGCGTCCTCGTCCACCTCACCAACGGGTTCGAGAACAAGCGCTCGCCTGAATATCTCGCGATCCACGGACTGCCGCCCGAGGCGGTCAACGAGACGCACCAAGACTGGGTCAGGCGGCTTCATCCCGACGATCGGGAACGAGCCGAGCGCCAATTTCTGGATATGCTCGAAGGCAAAGCCGAGCGCTATTCCTCCGAGTACCGCATCATCCGCCCCAACGACGGCGAGGTACGCTGGATAGCGGCTGAGGGCCGCATCGAGCGCGATCGAAACGGGCGCCCCGTCCGGATGGTCGGCGCCCACATCGACGTCACGGATCGGGCTCAGGCCCGCGAAATGCTCCGGGAAAGCGAGGAGCGGTTTCGGCTCATCGCCGACAGCGCACCGGTCCCGATGTGGGTCACCCGGATGGATCGAACCCGGAGCTTCGCCAACAAGGCCTACGTGGACTTCGTCGGTGTCCCCTACGAACAGGCACTGGCATTCGACTGGCGGACCATCCTCCATCCCGATGACGCTCAGCGCGTGGTGAAGGAAAGCATTGCCGGGGAGGCGTCCCTGAAACCCTTCGTGCTGGAGGCGCGCTACCGCCGAGCCGATGGCGAAATCCGCTGGATCCGCTCGGAATCGCAGCCGCGCTGGGACCCAGCCGGCCGGCACATCGGCTTCATCGGCGTCGCGCATGACATCACCGTCGCAAAGCAAGCGGAGATCAATCTGCGATCGGTGAACGATGATCTCGAGCTTCTTGTCGCGCAGCGGACCGCCCAGCTCCGCAGCAGAGAATCCCAGCTTCGTGCGATTCTCGAGACCACGAACCAGCATCAGGACCTTCTCGATCTCGAGGGACAGGTCGTCTACGCCAACGCCACTGCCCTGTCTGCTGCAGCGGTCGGCCCGGAGGATGTGCTCGGTAAACGTTTTTGGGAAGCGGCTTGGTTCGACGAGGCGCCGGCGGTAGCGAAAGCGGTCGAGGAGGCGTTCCGCCAGGCGTCCAATGGTGCGACTTCGAGAATGGACCTCGAATTGAGCCTCCCTGCAGGCCGCCGGCTTTTCGAGCTCGCCTTGCGCCCCGTGACGGACGAGACCGGCGAAATAACGGCCGTCCTGGCGGAAGCCGTGGATACGACCGAGCGGCGGACCAACGAGGAAGCGCTTCGCCAGGCGCAGAAGATGGAAGCGGTCGGACAGTTGACCGGCGGAGTCGCCCACGACTTCAACAATCTTCTCACGATCATCCGGTCGGCGACGGATTTTCTCCGTCGTCGCGACCTTCCGGAAGAGCGCCGGCGAAGATACGTCGATGCCATCTCGGACACGGCAGACCGGGCATCTAGGCTGACCGGTCAACTGCTCGCATTCGCTCGCCGACAGCCTTTGGCGCCCGTCGCCTTCGACGTCGGCGTGCAAATCGACAGCGTGGCGAGCCTGATCCGTCCGCTCGTCGGTGGCCGGGTCCAGATCGAAGTGAACGCTCCGGACAAAGGGATGCTCGCCGTCGCGGATATCGGGCAGTTCGAGACGACGTTGGTCAACTTGGCCGTCAACGCCCGCGACGCGATGAACGGCGAGGGACGGCTCGTCATCTCCGCCGAGCCCGCTGTGGAGATCCCGGCAGTCCGATCCCATTCCGCCCGGCCTGGCGATTACGTCGCAGTCTCGGTGGCGGATAGCGGCACAGGCATTCCGCCCGAGCACATTCAGACGATATTCGAACCGTTCTTCACGACGAAAGAGGTCGGGCGCGGCACGGGGCTGGGCCTGAGCCAAGCCTTCGGCTTCGCGAAGCAGTCGGGCGGCGACATCGTGGTGACCAGCATCGTCGGAGAAGGGTCTGTCTTCACGATCTATCTGCCTCGCAGTCGTTCCACGGCCGCAGCCGATCCCGCCCCGGCGCCGCATACGGATCTCACCAGCGGGCAAGGACACCGGATCCTAGTGGTCGAGGACAACCCGGATGTCGGCCGGTTCTCCACCGAGCTCCTGGAGGATCTCGGTCACTGGACCGAATGGGTGCGGTCTGCCGACCAGGCCCTCGCGGCGCTGTCCGAAAACGAGTTCGCCTTCGACCTGGTCTTCTCGGATGTCATCATGCCGGGGATGAACGGTGTCGAATTGGGGAACGTCATCCGCGAAAGATATCCCGGACTGCCCGTCGTGCTCACGTCCGGCTACAGCAGCGTTCTCGCTGAAAACGCGCATCGCGGATTTGAGCTCATTCAGAAGCCGTATTCGGTGGAAGCGCTGTCGAGAACGCTGCGGAAGGCGATCGGAGATCGATCGCGCAGATAG
- a CDS encoding ribbon-helix-helix domain-containing protein produces the protein MKSTIRKRSLDIAGHKTSVSLEDEFWSALKEIARYEGVTVFELATRIDKRRTAVSKSNLSSAIRLFVLDHYVRRRSPPGVADLPD, from the coding sequence ATGAAATCCACCATCCGCAAGCGGTCGTTGGACATCGCGGGGCACAAGACCAGCGTCAGTCTGGAGGATGAATTCTGGTCCGCGTTGAAGGAAATCGCGCGGTACGAGGGTGTTACCGTCTTCGAGCTGGCGACCAGGATCGATAAAAGACGAACCGCCGTTTCGAAGTCCAACCTTTCGTCTGCCATCCGCCTTTTCGTGCTAGATCACTACGTTCGGAGGCGATCGCCGCCCGGCGTCGCCGATCTTCCGGATTAG
- a CDS encoding low affinity iron permease family protein, with translation MQTKKADRPHGFARLFGDVANKTSTLAGRASTFAIAFAVVVIWAVTGPLFEYSDTWQLVINTGTTIVTFLMVFLIQNSQNRDSAAIQVKLDELIRTSAAHNSFVGIEHLTDEELEDIRTRCEARAAAEKVGEKSVRRAGKKAREAANQAVE, from the coding sequence ATGCAAACGAAAAAGGCCGATCGGCCACACGGCTTTGCCCGATTGTTCGGCGACGTCGCCAACAAGACGTCCACGCTGGCGGGGCGCGCCTCGACGTTCGCCATCGCGTTCGCGGTCGTCGTGATCTGGGCCGTGACGGGACCGCTCTTCGAATACTCCGACACTTGGCAACTCGTCATCAACACAGGCACGACCATCGTGACCTTCCTGATGGTGTTCCTCATCCAGAATTCTCAGAACCGGGACAGCGCTGCCATCCAAGTCAAACTCGATGAGCTCATCCGAACGAGTGCTGCGCACAATTCGTTCGTCGGCATCGAACACCTGACCGACGAGGAACTCGAGGACATCAGAACCAGATGCGAAGCGCGAGCCGCCGCCGAAAAGGTCGGCGAGAAGTCGGTTCGACGGGCTGGAAAGAAGGCCCGTGAGGCAGCCAACCAGGCCGTGGAATGA
- a CDS encoding SemiSWEET family sugar transporter: MDSITSWIGLIAAACTSLSYIPQVRKALPRGSTSDLSLKMLAVLTSGLAMWVVYGVLKTDWVIVVANTVGAGLSGAVLLCKLRDLRSSSKAAAKQVNASDQL; this comes from the coding sequence ATGGACAGCATCACGTCATGGATCGGTTTGATCGCAGCGGCCTGTACCTCCTTGTCCTACATTCCTCAGGTCCGAAAGGCGCTGCCACGTGGATCGACGAGTGATCTGTCTCTTAAAATGCTCGCAGTGCTTACGTCCGGTCTGGCGATGTGGGTCGTATATGGAGTCCTGAAGACCGACTGGGTCATCGTCGTCGCCAACACGGTCGGCGCCGGCCTCAGCGGGGCGGTCCTGCTCTGCAAACTTCGCGACCTGCGTTCCTCAAGCAAAGCGGCCGCCAAGCAGGTAAACGCCTCCGACCAATTGTAG
- a CDS encoding cupin, which yields MPLKDQIKNVARKFIEDRPDATALKKLTRPRKPLAVRFADDGIVPNNPRLPSIVYRGAIAVDRDGFDAAAVIDALFELNGWTRSWRDTVYNFVHYHSQIHEVLGVSKGSAKLECGGVKGRVLYLKAGDVIALPAGTGHRLIESTRDFKVVGAYPKTGTYDEVTDTRDRIEAKKRISKVRKPLKDPVYGRMGPLSRLWGRSRSREG from the coding sequence ATGCCTCTGAAAGACCAGATCAAAAACGTCGCGCGGAAGTTCATCGAGGATCGTCCGGACGCCACCGCGTTGAAAAAACTGACACGGCCCAGAAAGCCTTTAGCGGTTCGTTTTGCCGACGACGGAATCGTGCCCAACAATCCGCGCCTGCCGTCGATCGTGTATCGAGGCGCGATCGCGGTCGACCGTGACGGCTTTGATGCGGCGGCGGTCATCGACGCGCTTTTCGAACTCAACGGCTGGACCCGGTCTTGGCGCGATACGGTCTACAACTTCGTGCATTACCATTCACAGATCCATGAGGTCCTAGGCGTATCGAAAGGGTCCGCCAAGCTCGAATGCGGCGGCGTTAAGGGCCGCGTGCTGTACTTGAAGGCCGGCGATGTAATTGCTTTGCCCGCAGGCACCGGTCACCGTCTCATCGAATCTACGCGCGATTTCAAAGTGGTTGGTGCCTATCCGAAAACGGGCACCTACGACGAGGTCACCGATACCCGCGACCGCATCGAGGCGAAGAAGCGTATCAGCAAAGTCCGGAAGCCTCTCAAAGACCCTGTCTACGGCAGAATGGGGCCGCTGAGCCGCCTGTGGGGGCGGTCGCGATCGCGTGAAGGCTGA
- a CDS encoding zinc-dependent alcohol dehydrogenase family protein: MRALELSHPWGTENLKMVEQADPTPGKGEVVVKMRTISLNFRDTAIIAKGGYSAGAADAPPIIPFSDGCGIVAAIGEGVRRVAVGDRVSTLFFPNWQAGPPTPDKRDGPLGSPGAPGAARELALFPETAVSKVPDYLTDEELATLPCAALTAWRAMFVDARLEPGDTVVLQGTGGVSIFGLQFAKAAGLRTIITSSSDEKLARATVLGATHTVNYKDVPDWHRPVRKLTGGRGADFIMEVGGAGTLIESLKSVRMAGHIAVIGVLTDASAPPAKLSASVMIATAAKVQGLSVGSREMFEAMCRALTLHRIRPVVDRVLPWTDARLAVEEMARGSHFGKIVLTFDS; this comes from the coding sequence ATGCGAGCGTTGGAGCTTTCCCATCCTTGGGGCACCGAGAACCTGAAGATGGTCGAACAAGCCGATCCCACGCCCGGCAAAGGCGAGGTCGTTGTGAAAATGCGCACGATCTCCCTCAATTTCCGTGATACGGCCATCATCGCGAAAGGCGGTTATTCGGCTGGCGCCGCCGATGCGCCGCCCATTATTCCATTTTCTGACGGTTGCGGCATCGTCGCGGCGATTGGCGAAGGCGTGCGCCGCGTCGCCGTGGGCGACCGCGTCTCGACCTTGTTCTTTCCTAACTGGCAGGCCGGCCCGCCGACGCCGGACAAGCGCGACGGACCGCTGGGGTCGCCCGGCGCACCCGGAGCGGCGAGGGAACTCGCTCTGTTTCCGGAAACGGCGGTTTCGAAAGTGCCCGACTATCTGACCGATGAGGAATTGGCGACGCTTCCGTGTGCCGCACTGACAGCATGGCGGGCGATGTTCGTCGATGCGCGCCTTGAGCCCGGCGACACCGTGGTGCTGCAGGGGACCGGCGGCGTTTCGATCTTCGGTCTGCAATTCGCGAAGGCGGCCGGGCTGAGGACGATCATCACATCGTCCTCCGATGAGAAGCTCGCACGGGCCACGGTACTCGGAGCGACCCACACGGTGAACTACAAGGACGTTCCCGATTGGCACCGTCCGGTTCGCAAACTGACCGGCGGTCGCGGTGCCGACTTCATCATGGAAGTCGGAGGAGCGGGTACGTTGATCGAAAGCCTGAAGTCCGTCCGCATGGCGGGACATATCGCGGTGATAGGCGTGTTGACCGATGCTAGTGCCCCACCGGCGAAACTCTCCGCTTCGGTGATGATCGCGACCGCTGCGAAGGTGCAGGGCTTGTCGGTTGGTTCCCGGGAGATGTTCGAGGCGATGTGTCGCGCGCTGACCCTGCATCGCATCCGGCCGGTGGTCGACCGTGTGCTCCCATGGACCGATGCTCGGCTCGCCGTCGAGGAAATGGCGCGCGGCAGCCATTTCGGCAAGATCGTGCTGACCTTCGATAGCTGA
- a CDS encoding DUF4142 domain-containing protein has product MKKSFLAAAAILSLALATNASAQSLGEKTGVNSVLGVAPTTADFVKEAAMSDMTEIATSKLAQERGDADAKTFAGQMITDHTKTSEELKALVGGSVKAEIPSALDDTHQKMVDKLKDAKPEDFTSDYASMQVSAHKDAVSLFERYAKGGEDPKLKDWAGKTLPHLQHHLEMAQNLNKKK; this is encoded by the coding sequence ATGAAGAAGTCATTCCTCGCCGCTGCCGCCATCCTGTCTCTTGCCCTTGCCACCAACGCCTCGGCGCAATCCCTGGGAGAGAAAACCGGCGTGAATTCGGTCCTCGGCGTCGCGCCTACCACCGCCGATTTCGTCAAGGAAGCCGCGATGAGCGACATGACCGAAATCGCGACCAGCAAGCTGGCGCAGGAGCGTGGAGACGCCGACGCGAAGACGTTCGCCGGGCAGATGATCACCGACCACACCAAGACGTCAGAAGAGCTCAAAGCGCTCGTCGGCGGCAGCGTGAAAGCGGAAATCCCGTCCGCACTGGACGATACCCACCAAAAGATGGTCGACAAGCTCAAGGACGCGAAGCCGGAAGACTTCACGTCCGACTATGCGTCGATGCAAGTCAGCGCACACAAGGACGCAGTGTCGCTATTCGAACGCTACGCGAAAGGCGGAGAAGATCCGAAGCTTAAGGATTGGGCCGGGAAGACGCTCCCGCACTTGCAGCATCACCTCGAAATGGCGCAAAATCTGAACAAGAAGAAGTAA